The following proteins come from a genomic window of Lolium rigidum isolate FL_2022 chromosome 5, APGP_CSIRO_Lrig_0.1, whole genome shotgun sequence:
- the LOC124656406 gene encoding PLASMODESMATA CALLOSE-BINDING PROTEIN 2-like has protein sequence MATRLLLSLLLLLAVSTVRGAAAAAGGSPSWCVCRPDASDEALQSTLDYACGNGADCAPLHAGAQCHSPDTLVAHCSYAVNSYFHRISQTDKDATCDFGGAATLSEIDPSSETCTYPATAAASITDDSTTAASPPAASWCVCKPGLSDAALQGTLDYACGHGADCGALRPGGQCHDPDTLLAHCSYAANSYFQSSEDAACDFAGTAALSSTDPSSGTCKYTARIPEVGKMPLWFFAIALTVLVLYILLLCIAERPSGSSRPA, from the exons ATGGCGACTCGCCTTCTGCTGTCGCTGCTGCTCTTGCTGGCCGTGTCAACGGTCAgaggagcagcagccgccgccggggGTTCCCCTTCTTGGTGCGTCTGCCGGCCGGACGCGTCCGACGAGGCGCTCCAGAGCACGCTCGACTACGCGTGCGGGAACGGCGCCGACTGCGCCCCGCTGCACGCCGGCGCGCAGTGCCACAGCCCCGACACGCTAGTCGCGCACTGCTCCTACGCCGTCAACAGCTACTTCCACAGGATCAGCCAGACCGACAAGGACGCCACCTGCGACTTCGGCGGCGCCGCCACGCTCTCCGAGATCGACCCGA GCTCGGAAACTTGCACGTACCCGGCAACTGCAGCGGCATCAATTACGGACGACAGCACTACGGCAGCAAGCCCGCCGGCGGCGTCATGGTGCGTGTGCAAGCCGGGCTTGTCCGACGCGGCGCTGCAGGGGACGCTGGACTACGCGTGCGGCCACGGCGCCGACTGCGGCGCGCTGCGCCCCGGAGGGCAGTGCCACGATCCCGACACGCTGCTCGCGCACTGCTCGTACGCCGCCAACAGCTACTTCCAGTCCAGCGAGGACGCCGCCTGCGACTTCGCCGGCACCGCCGCCCTTTCGTCCACCGATCCAA GCTCCGGAACCTGCAAATACACCGCTAGGATTCCGGAAGTAGGGAAGATGCCACTCTGGTTCTTTGCTATCGCTTTGACGGTACTCGTTCTCTACATCCTACTATTATGCATCGCGGAGCGCCCGTCTGGGTCCTCCAGGCCAGCT